The Nocardia sp. NBC_01503 sequence GGTTGGCGCGCAGGTAGGCGTGCAGGGTTTCCCGCAGACGCGCGGATTGCGCATCGGGTGCGGCGAGCGCGCCCAATTCCCGGTCGATGAGCGCCCGCATGGCGGTCTCGTCGGCTCCGGCCAGATAGGCCACCTCGACATCGCGATAGTGCACGACGGCGCCCAGAGCGGGCCGGGCGCGTTCGGCGACCTGCCGGGCGGCGATGGCCTCGCGATGTCCGCCGCGGAATCCGGCGACCTGTGCGGCGGGTATTCCGGCCGCCACCCGAACGGCCTCCTCGACCGGCCAGGCTGCCCGTGCGGGGTCCGGGAGATCCTCGTCCAGGCCGATCCACGCCCAGAGCGCCGCCGCCCCGGAGGGGACGGTCAGCACGCTGCCATTGCCGAGGGCGTTGGCGCAGCGGATGGCGACGCGTTCGAGCAGTCCGGTGCTGTCGTCCGCGCCCTCGGCGTGCGCGGGCGCGCTGTCCTCGTCGGTCCACAGCACGAACGCCAGATGGCGTTGTGCGAGCCGGTAGCCGAGCCGGGCGGACGCCTGTTCGATATCGAGGTCGCCGCCGTCGAGCAGGGCGCGCACGATCTCGGCGCGCTGGTTGAGGGCGGCGCGCAGTCCGCTCTCGCGCTCCCGCATATAGGTGTCGGTGAGGGTTTCGACCGAGGTGCTGATCCAGCGTGTGGAGCGGTCGAAAAGCCGTAGCAGCACCGATCTTTCGATTTCGCGGGGCAGTTGTCCCTGACCGACGATCTCGGTCATGTAGTCGAGCAGCGCCTCCTGCCCCACGTGGTAGACGCGCAGCAGCAGGCGGATATCGTGCCCGCGGCGGGCGATGGTGCGGGCGAAGGCATGCGCCTGTTCGGGGACCGGATAGTCGAAACGGTCCTGGGTGAGGCCGCTGAGCACCTCGAAGGCGTGCGCGCGGGTGCTGGCGCCGAGATCGCGGCGCATATCCCGGTCGCGGAGTTCGGGGATTCGGGCGATGACGGCGTTGTCGAGCCGGGTGAGGATCTGCTCCAGGTTCTCCGGGCGCAGGTTCTCGGCGACGAAATCGGCGATCCACTGCCGGATGACCGGATCGGTCTCGACAATGGGCATGGGCGAACCTCCATATTTGGTTCCAAAGTACAAAACCATTCGGAATCCTTGAGCCCAGGTGCCAAGAATGTCCCGGCGAAATTGTGTCACGATCATAGTTCAGTGAGCTGTGGCACACAGCTCTGAGCCGAACCGGTTCGCAATGCAGCGCACGTGGGAGAGCACATCGTGACCAATACCGAACCCGCCGCGGGCCCCGCCCGCAAAACCGCACCTCGTAAGGCCGCCGCCAATGGCACGGCCAAGAAGGCGGCACCGAAACCGGCGGTCGAGCCGGAACCGATTGCCGCACAGCCGGATCCGACCGAGCTCGAGGTGCGCAATCCCGCCACCGGTGAACTCGCGGGCACGGTGCCGATCGATTCGGCCGAGACGGTGGCGGGCAAGGTGGCCGAATTGCGCCTGCATCAGCCCGAATGGGAGGCCATCGGCCCGGACGGTCGCAAGGAGTGGCTGCTCAAACTCCAGGACTGGCTGGTCGACCACACCGATGAGCTCGCCGACATCCTGCAGTCCGAGACCGGTAAGTCGCGTATCGACGCGCTCATCGATCCGGCCTTCTCCATCGATCTGACCGGCTACTACGCGCGCCGCGCCGGGAAGTTCCTGGCGGACGAGCATCCGTCACCGCACAGCCCGCTGGCGCGGGTGAAGTCGCTGACCCGGGTGTTCCGGCCGTATCCGGTGGTCGGCGTCATCACGCCATGGAATTTCCCGCTGGCCATGCCGGTCATCGACGTCATTCCGGCGCTGGCCGCGGGTGCCGCGGTAATCCTGAAACCCTCCGAGGTGACCCCGCTTTCGGCGGTCGCACTGGTGCGCGGCTGGCGGGAGATCGGCGCGCCGCCGGTGCTCGATATCGTGACCGGCGCGGGTGCGACGGGTGCGGCCGTGGTCGGCAATGTCGATTACGTGCAGTTCACCGGCTCCACGCCGACCGGTCGTAAGATCGCCGCCGCCTGCACCGAGCGGATGATTCCGTACAGCCTGGAGCTGGGCGGTAAGGATCCGGCCATCGTGCTCGCCGACGCGGATCTGGATCGCGCCGCGCACGGTATCGCCTTCGGTGGCCTGTTCAATGCCGGACAGGTGTGCATCTCGGTGGAGCGCGTCTACGTGGAAGCCCCCGTATACGACGAGTTCCTGACGAAGCTGACCGCCGCGGTCAAGGAGGTCCGTCAGGGCGTCGACGGCCGGGAACCCAAGTACGACATGGGCGCACTGGCCAACGAGGCACAGGCGGGCATTGTGCAGCGCCATGTCGAGGATGCCGTCAAGGCGGGTGCGCGCCTGCTCACCGGCGGTAAGCGCACCGGTGTCGGCACCCTCTTCGAGCCGACCGTGCTCGCCGATGTCGACCACACCATGAGCTGTATGACCGAGGAGACCTTCGGTCCCACCATCCCGGTCATGAAGGTCGCCGATGAGGCCGAAGCCATTCGGCTGGCCAATGATTCGATCTTCGGACTCTCCGCCTCGGTGTGGAGCGGTGACAAGGATCGCGCGGAACGCATTGCGCGCCAGCTGAATGCGGGCGCGGTGAATATCAACGACGTGTTCTCCAATATGTTCAGCTTCGCGCTGCCCATGGGTGGCTGGGGACTCTCCGGTGTCGGTGCGCGCTGGGGCGGCGCGAATGGCGTGCGCAAGTACTGCCGTCAGCAGGCCATCACCAAACCGCTGCTGCCGACGCAGACCAAAGAACTGCTGTGGTTCCCGTATTCGCCGACCAAGCTGGCGTTCTCGCTGGCGGCCATGCGGGCCGCGGGTGCGCGCGGACTGCGCCGGTTGAGCGTGCAGGCCGTCTTCGACACCGTCAAGGGGACCAAGTAATGACCGACTTCGGTTCCATCGCGGGCAAAGTCGTGGTGATCACCGGCGGTGCGCGCGGTATCGGACTGGCCACCGCGACCGCGCTGCAGGCGCTCGGCGCGCAGATCGCCATCGGCGATATCGACGAGGCGAGTTGTAAAGAGTCCGGTGCCGCACGGGGTTTCGAGCTGTACGGCAAGCTCGATGTCACCGATCAGGAGTCGTTCACGGCCTTCCTCGATGATGTGGAGCGGCGGCTCGGGCCGATCGATGTGCTCATCAACAATGCCGGGATCATGCCCACCGGGCGACTGGTGGACGAACCGGACGCGATCACCCGGCGAATCCTGGATATCAATGTGTACGGGGTGATCCTGGGCTCCAAGCTGGCGGTGGCGCGTATGCTGCCGCGCGGTAAGGGCCACGTCATCAATATCGCGTCGCTGGCCGGGGAGTCCCACATTCCGGGTCTGGCCACCTATAACGCCAGCAAGCACGCGGTGCTCGGGTTCACCGATACGCTGCGTGAGGAGTACCGGGGCACCGGGGTGCGGTTCTCGTCGGTGCTGCCGACGCTCACCAAAACCGAACTGGGGTCCGGGGTCACCACGCCCAAGCTGCTGCGCCCGGCCGAGCCGGAGGAGATCGCGGACGCCATCACCAAGCTGATCGTGGCGCCCAAGTCGAAGGTGCGGGTCACCGCGGTGGCGGGCATCATCGCGCAGGTGGTGGGTTTGCTGCCGGAGGCCCTCGGCGATGCTCTCGGGCGGGCGCTCGGCGCGCAGAGCGCGTTCCTGGATGATGTGGATTCGGCCGCGCGCAAGGCGTACGAGTCCCGGGTACGCGCGGACGATTAGCGAAATGGCTTGTAGCCGAGAATAATTCGGCTACAACCCATTCTTCTTTCTCAATGCACGGCCGCCAGTACGAAACGCTTTCCCGGATCGATCATCTTGGAAACCGTTGCGCCGTCGCCATATTCGCCGAGCGCGGTCATATTCCAGCCGTGCGGTGCGCGAGTCAGCATGCACATGAACAGACCGGTGCGGCGTTCACCGCGGGACAGTTCGAAGCGCACGAGCTCCGCGCCGGAGTAGTCGTCCACCAACCGGCAGAAGGCGCGCGCGATCTCGTCGAATTTCTGGCCGGAGTAGGAATTCACCGTGAAGAGCAGGGCGTAGACGTCGGCGGGGAGGCCGGATAGATCCACGGTGATCACCTCGTCATCGCCCTCGCCCGCACCGGTGAGATTGTCCCCGGAGTGCTTTATCGCGCCCTTGAACGCGGAGAGTTTGACGAACCAGACCTTCCCCAAGTCCTTGGCCTGCCGGTTGTATGCGACCACCGAGGCATCCAGGTCGATATCCTTGCCGCGCTTGGCCGGATCCCAGCCCAGCGCCATTTTCACCCGGGTGAGCTGGGGCGCGCCGGTCTTGGTGAGCGAGACGGTTTCGTTCTTGGACAGGGAAACTCGGCCCTTGTCCAGACTGACGGTGGCCTCACCGAAGCGCGGCTGCGGGGGCGGCGCGTACGACTGCTGCGGGGGCGGCGCATAGGGCTGCTGATATGAGTTCTGCTGCGGCGGTGGGTAGTACGCGGGCGGCGGCACGGGCGGCGGGTAATTCGTCGCCGGGGGCACCGGCGGCGGATAGTTCACCGGAGGTGGCGTATACGCCGGTTGCGGTGCGGGCGCGTCATCCACGGTGATGCCGAAATCCGTCGCGATCCCCGCGAGCCCGTTGGCGTACCCCTGGCCGACCGCGCGGACTTTCCACATACCCTGTCGCCGATAGATCTCCACGCCGACCACGGCCGTCTCGGTATTCAGATCGGTGGGGGTGAAGGTCGCGAGGGTGGTGCGCCGATTCGGGTCGGCCACCGTAATGGTGAGCCGTCCGGCGCGCCCCCAGTTCGGCGGTCCGGAGCCGTCCAGGCTCGCCGTCACCACGATCTTGTCGATCTCGGCGGGCACCTGCCGGGTGGCGATGCGAATCCGGTTGGGCGGCTGTGCGGTGACGCCGGGACCGACCGGCTGGTTGTAGAAGATGAAATCACTGTCGGAGCGCACTTTTCCGGCGGCGGTGAGCAGTAGTGCCGCCACATCCACCTGTGTAGCCGCGATGACCTCGACGATCACCTCGTCCGTACCGATCGGCGCGTTCGCGCCCTTGACCAATTCCATTGCCTGCCTTACCTCCCCGTTTCCACCACGGTAGCGCCGTATCGTCGGCTGATGGACGACAACGGAGCGGTGTTCATCGGACTGTCCACACTCGATCTGGCCTATGCCGTGGACCGTTACCCCGCCGAGGACAGCAAAACCCAGGCCGACGAATTGTTCCTGGGCGCGGGCGGTCCGGCCGCCAATGCCGCGGTCACCTACGCGCACCTGTCCGGCCGGGTGCCGACGCTGGTCACGGCGCTGGGCAAACATCCACTGGCGGAGCTGATCCGCGAGGATCTGCAACAGCACGGGGTCGGCATCACCGACCTCACCCCGGACGGCGACCAGCAGCCGCCGGTCTCCTCGATCATCGTGGCCACCGGTGCGGCCACGCGAACGATCGTGTCGCTGGACGGTTCTCGCGTGCACGCACCGTTCGACAGCACCGCCGCCGAACATCTGGATCGCGTGGCCGTCGTCCTGGTGGACGGGCATTACGCCGAACCGGCCCGGCATATCGCGGCGGCGGCGCGGGCGCGGGGTATTCCGGTGGTGCTCGACGCCGGCCGCTGGCGTCCCGTGCACGGCGAACTGCTGCCGCTGACCGATATCGCCATCTGTTCGGCGGCCTTCACACCACCCGGCGTGGCACCGGATTCCCCCGCCGCCGTCTTCGACTACCTGCACGCGATCGGTCCCGAGCGGGTGGCCATCACCGACGGGCCGCATCCCATCGTCTGGTCCATGCCGGGGGAACGCGGCGAAATCCCGGTCACCGCAACGCGAGCCGTCGATACGCTGGGCGCGGGCGATATCCTGCACGGCGCGTTCTGCCACTTCCACACGCTCGGCGAAGCCTTCCCGGTGGCGCTGGCCCATGCCGCCGAGGTGGCGTCCCGATCCTGTGTTTCGGTCGGGACCCGGGCCTGGATGCGCTAGACGATCCGGTAGGCGCGACCGAATTTGCGCAGCACCAGATCCGCGCGCGGGCGGGTGCCCTCCACCAGCCGGGCGTTGAGCAGATCGCTCTGCGCCACTTTGGTTTTGGCGTCCTCCGGGGAGCGTCCGCCGCGGATATGGCGGCGTAGCAGCCGCTGTTCGATGACCGGGCGGGGTACATCGAGATACCAGGTCTCATCGAGCAGTGGTCGCACCGCGGACCAGGCCCCGTAATCCTCGAGCAGTAGGTAGTTGCCCTCGGTGACGACTATGCGCTGGCCACCGAAGACCACGCCGCCGGGTACGGGTTCGTGGATCTCGCGATCGTAGGTCGGCCATGAAATCGGCTGTCCGAGTGGCGCTTCGCGCAATCGCCGGAGCAGGTCCACGTATGCGCCCGCATCGAAGGTATCGGGTTCGCCCTTGCGCCCGAGATCGCCCATCGCCCGTAGCTGGGCGTTGGTGAGGTGGAATCCGTCCATGGGCGCGACCTCGGCGATCGGCCCGCCCGCGGCGAGATTGAGTTCATCGCGCACTCCGCGGGCGAGCGTGGATTTGCCCGCCCCGGGCGGTCCGGCGATACCCAGTACGAACCGACCGGCCTGCCCGTCCGCACTCCGCCGAATCCGCGCCGCCAACTCCGCCAGGGAGATCTCGACACTGCCGCGGTTCACGCGGCCAACCCTACGGAATCGACCCGAAAATCGTTGCCGCCTCGCCCGATGAAGTTCGCCCGCCGGCTACCTGCCCGACGGAATCGCCCGCAGCAGCGCGCGCAGATCCGCCTCCAACAGGCGGAAGAGCCAGTAGCTGATAACGAACGCCAGCACCCCGCCCACGCTCAACCAGCGCACCGGCACGATCACCAATTCGAGATCCGCACGGGAGACGAAGGTGGCGGTCGCCACCCCCAGCAGCGGCACCGATGCCGCCACCGCGAGATACACATTGCTGCGCCGCGCCAGCGTCCACAGGCCGCGCCGATCGGTGGGTCCCACCGCGCCGCGCACCAGCAGCTGCGGATACAGCACCCGCACCGAGAACACCGTCACCAGGAAGAACGGATACGCCAGAGCGATTGCGGCACAGACCACCTGGGCCGCGAAGAAGTGCGCGAACACCTGCGGTGGCAGCCGCGCACCGGACCCGGCCAGCGCCAATGGCCAGGCCACACCCGCGATCATCCACATCAGGAAGGGAATCCACACCGCCCGCTCCCCCACCAGCAGGGTGTCCGCGCGGGCGCGGGCCAGTTCGGCCGGGGTGTACCGATGCCCGTGCGCGAGCCGGTACGAAACGGTCAGCGGCCGCCGGGCCAGCCACAGCAGCAACAGCGCCGCCAGCGGGAAGGCGATGGCATTGTTCACCAGCGCCACCGTGCCGAACCGCTGCTGATCGGCGGCGGTGAGCCGATCCACGATCAGGCTCTGGTTGAGCCGGATGTTGTAGACGCTGGCCATGGCATTCGGTACGCCCACACAGAGTGCCGCGATCGGCACCGGCCAGCGCCGCGCCCGGGTGCGCCAGCTCTTCGGCGGTGGGTCGACAAGATCGCGGGCGCGCGCGTTCAGGCAGAGATCGAGCTGCCCCGCCAGTTCGGTGCCGTTCTGCCAGCGCCGCTCCGGATCGGGGTCCAGGCATTCCAGCAGCACCCGGCGCAGCGTGGCGGGCGTATCGGCGGGCAGTGCGTTCAGCGCGGCGGGCGGCACACCCATGCGACGCCGCGCCAGCATGGCGGCCACCACCTCGTGGCCCGGTACATCCGTGGCCGCGGAATCGTCGAATGGCGCTGTGCCGGTCAGCATCTCCCACAGCAGCACGCCGAGCGAGAAGATATCGCTGCGGGTATCGGGCATGGGCGCGGTCGGATCGAGGCGTGCCGCGAGCGCTTCCGGGGATCGCCAGCGCAGCTCCTCGGCTGCGTCCGAGGCGGCGCCGCCCGCTCCGGGAATCCCGGCGTTCCAGTACAGCGCGCCCAAGGCGAAATCCGCGAGTTTGGGCACGCCCTCGGCGGTGAACAGCACATTCGCCGGCCGAATATCGTGGTGCAGCACCCCGTGTCGGTCCGCGTAGTCCAGGGCCACCGCCAGTCGGCGCCCCACCCAGGCCACCGTCTCGGGCCAACTCAGCGCCGCGATCTCCTGTCGCACACTGGAATCCGCGGGGCGGATCTCCCCCCTGGCCTCCATGGCGGCGTCGATCGCCCGCAGCAGCAGCCCACCGCCCGGACCGACTGCGGCGCTTCGCCTTTCGCGCAGCAGCCGCAGTACGCCCTCGGCATTGCCGCCGGGCAGGTACTGCATATACAGCAGGCGCAGGGATTCGCCGTCACCACCGGCGGCGATGAGGCGCTGATCGAAGACCCGCACGATGTAGTGGTGGTCGAGCTGGGCCACGGTGGGGCTGTCACTGTCCACACCCGCCTCGACCCGCACGGCGACCAGGCGCTGCATGGAGCGCTGGCGGGCCAGGAACATCCGGCTGTGGTTCGCCCCGCCCAGATCGGTCAGGAGGTCGAAATCGTCCAGTCGACGGCCGGTTTCGATCTCCTCGGGCAGGGTGGGCGGTGCGGCGGGCGCGGGCCCCTCCGCGAAGCGCCGTCGAATCTCGGCCGCCACCTCCGGATACTCGGCACTGAAGGTGTCCACGTCCAGGGCGTGATAGCGGCTGCGAACCAGATACTCCTCACAGACCAGATCGACGAACTCCGGACTCTCGGCCACGGCCGGAAATTCGCTGCGGTACTCCGCGATTCGCTTCTCCATACCCGCGCGCCGCCGTCGCTGCCGGGTGTCCACGCGCACCAGCGCGGTCAGTACGTCCAGGCGCAGTTCTTCCCCGTCGGGGACGTAGTGGTGCAGGTGCGGGGGTTCCCCACGGTCGCCACGCAGCGTGGCTTCCCAGTCGGCTGCGAAGCGCGAAACCCCCGGGGCCGGATGCTCGCTCACGTTCCGGTACCCACCGGCTCCCCGGTGTCACGCGCGTGCCGACCGGGTGCGACCACCCGCTCCAGGGCGGCCAGATCCGCCTCCAGTGCCCGGAACATGATGTACACGGCCACGAAGGCCGCGATCCCGCCGACACTGAGCACCCGCACCGCCACGATCACGCGCGGAATGTCCTCGGGCGGCAGGAAGGTCACGCCCGCGACGGCCAGCAGCGGAATCGAGGCCGCCACCGCCAGATAGGCGGTGCAGCGATGTCCGAGCCGGTGCAGCCAGATGGCGTCCTCGGCGCTGATATCCCCGTGCCGCAGGAACATCGGATAGATGCACCGCACCAGGTAGAAGGTGACCAGGAAGAACGGGTACGCGACCGCGATGGCCCCGCAGACCACCAGCGACACCACGAAATGCACCATGCCGCGGGTGGGTATCTCCCCGGTGGCCAGGCGCAGCGCGACCGGGAAGGTCACCGCGCTGATCGCCCACAGCGTGAACACGATCACCGAAATACGCTCTCCCGCCAGCAATACATCGGCGCGAGCGTGTCTCAGCGTGTCCGCGTCGTAGGTGCGGCCCTTGCGCAGACCGCGCGGCACTACGATCACCCGTCTGCACCGATAGATGATGAGCACGGCCCCGAGCGGGAAGAACAGCACATTCACCGCCGCGGTGGTGAGGGTGAAGCTGTGCATGGAGGCTTCGGACATGCGGCTGATGATCAGCGTGTTGTTGTGCACGATGTTGTACAGCGAGGACAGCACATTCGGTATGGCGATAGCCAGCACCACGATCGGTATCAACCACGGCCGCAGCCGCATTCGCCAACTGTGCGCCGGTGGATCGACCAGATCGCGGGCGCGGTGATCCAGGCACATCTCCAACTGCGCGGCGAGCTTCGTACCGCTGCTCCAGCGATCATCGCGATCGGGTTCGAGGCAGGTGAGCAGGACGCGGCGCAGCGCGGCCGGACAGTCGTCGGGCACGCGCTCGAGGGCCACCCGCTCCACCCCGTCGCGCCGCCGTTCCAGCATGGCCTCCAGGGTGGTGCGATCCCCGTGACCGCCGGGTCCGGCGGTGGAGTCGTCGAATGGTTTTGCCCCGGTGAGCAATTCCCACAGCACCACGCCGAGGGAGAAGATGTCGGCGCGGGTGTCCAACTCGGCGGCCGAACGCGCCCGGCCCGGATGGCAGGCTTCGAGCTGTTCGGGCGACATGTACGACAGTGAGCCGCCGAAGTAGGCGACCGGGCTGGCATCGTCCAGATTGCGGCTGAAGCTGATATTGAAATCGGCCAGCTTCGGTACGGCCTCGGCGGTGAGCAGCACATTGGCGGGCTTCACATCCCGGTGCAGCACCCCGTGCCCGTCCGCGTAATCCAGTGCCTCGGCGAGCCGGCGACCAAGCCACGCAACGGTTTCCGGCCAGCTGAGCCCCGCGAGTTCGGCGCGCACGCTGGAGTCGGTGGGCCTGATCTCACCCTTCTCCTCCATGGCGGTGTCCACCGCGTCGAGCAGCAGTTGCCCGCTGCGTTCGGCCGCCGGGGTGGCCCGCACCCAGCGCAGCACCCCGAGCAGCGTGCCGCCGGGCAGGAACTGCATGTAGAGCAGGCGCAGCCGCCGCCCGGACTCGGTGCGGATGCCCGAGATCAGACGCTGATCGAAGACGCGCACGATGTAGTCGTGATCCAGCTGCGCCAGGGTCTGCGGTTCGGTGCCGTGATCGGCGGAGACCTTCACCGCGACCAAGCGTTGCAGCGAGCGCTGCCGAGCCAGGAACACGCGCGCGAACGCACCACTGCCGAGGCCGGTGAGCAGATCGAAATCATCTATGCGCTGGCCGATTTCGAGCCGATCCAGGAGTTCGCCGGTCTCGGGCGTACTGAGCCCGC is a genomic window containing:
- a CDS encoding aldehyde dehydrogenase family protein translates to MTNTEPAAGPARKTAPRKAAANGTAKKAAPKPAVEPEPIAAQPDPTELEVRNPATGELAGTVPIDSAETVAGKVAELRLHQPEWEAIGPDGRKEWLLKLQDWLVDHTDELADILQSETGKSRIDALIDPAFSIDLTGYYARRAGKFLADEHPSPHSPLARVKSLTRVFRPYPVVGVITPWNFPLAMPVIDVIPALAAGAAVILKPSEVTPLSAVALVRGWREIGAPPVLDIVTGAGATGAAVVGNVDYVQFTGSTPTGRKIAAACTERMIPYSLELGGKDPAIVLADADLDRAAHGIAFGGLFNAGQVCISVERVYVEAPVYDEFLTKLTAAVKEVRQGVDGREPKYDMGALANEAQAGIVQRHVEDAVKAGARLLTGGKRTGVGTLFEPTVLADVDHTMSCMTEETFGPTIPVMKVADEAEAIRLANDSIFGLSASVWSGDKDRAERIARQLNAGAVNINDVFSNMFSFALPMGGWGLSGVGARWGGANGVRKYCRQQAITKPLLPTQTKELLWFPYSPTKLAFSLAAMRAAGARGLRRLSVQAVFDTVKGTK
- a CDS encoding PucR family transcriptional regulator; translation: MPIVETDPVIRQWIADFVAENLRPENLEQILTRLDNAVIARIPELRDRDMRRDLGASTRAHAFEVLSGLTQDRFDYPVPEQAHAFARTIARRGHDIRLLLRVYHVGQEALLDYMTEIVGQGQLPREIERSVLLRLFDRSTRWISTSVETLTDTYMRERESGLRAALNQRAEIVRALLDGGDLDIEQASARLGYRLAQRHLAFVLWTDEDSAPAHAEGADDSTGLLERVAIRCANALGNGSVLTVPSGAAALWAWIGLDEDLPDPARAAWPVEEAVRVAAGIPAAQVAGFRGGHREAIAARQVAERARPALGAVVHYRDVEVAYLAGADETAMRALIDRELGALAAPDAQSARLRETLHAYLRANRSPDAAAKTLGVHKNTVRYRIQRIAELLGHSIDQRAPRLEIALDCVAVYGVRA
- a CDS encoding serine/threonine-protein kinase; this encodes MFDGDSTRIPDPGELTQRDPSALLAGAADGTRATGGGLSTPETGELLDRLEIGQRIDDFDLLTGLGSGAFARVFLARQRSLQRLVAVKVSADHGTEPQTLAQLDHDYIVRVFDQRLISGIRTESGRRLRLLYMQFLPGGTLLGVLRWVRATPAAERSGQLLLDAVDTAMEEKGEIRPTDSSVRAELAGLSWPETVAWLGRRLAEALDYADGHGVLHRDVKPANVLLTAEAVPKLADFNISFSRNLDDASPVAYFGGSLSYMSPEQLEACHPGRARSAAELDTRADIFSLGVVLWELLTGAKPFDDSTAGPGGHGDRTTLEAMLERRRDGVERVALERVPDDCPAALRRVLLTCLEPDRDDRWSSGTKLAAQLEMCLDHRARDLVDPPAHSWRMRLRPWLIPIVVLAIAIPNVLSSLYNIVHNNTLIISRMSEASMHSFTLTTAAVNVLFFPLGAVLIIYRCRRVIVVPRGLRKGRTYDADTLRHARADVLLAGERISVIVFTLWAISAVTFPVALRLATGEIPTRGMVHFVVSLVVCGAIAVAYPFFLVTFYLVRCIYPMFLRHGDISAEDAIWLHRLGHRCTAYLAVAASIPLLAVAGVTFLPPEDIPRVIVAVRVLSVGGIAAFVAVYIMFRALEADLAALERVVAPGRHARDTGEPVGTGT
- a CDS encoding serine/threonine protein kinase — translated: MSEHPAPGVSRFAADWEATLRGDRGEPPHLHHYVPDGEELRLDVLTALVRVDTRQRRRRAGMEKRIAEYRSEFPAVAESPEFVDLVCEEYLVRSRYHALDVDTFSAEYPEVAAEIRRRFAEGPAPAAPPTLPEEIETGRRLDDFDLLTDLGGANHSRMFLARQRSMQRLVAVRVEAGVDSDSPTVAQLDHHYIVRVFDQRLIAAGGDGESLRLLYMQYLPGGNAEGVLRLLRERRSAAVGPGGGLLLRAIDAAMEARGEIRPADSSVRQEIAALSWPETVAWVGRRLAVALDYADRHGVLHHDIRPANVLFTAEGVPKLADFALGALYWNAGIPGAGGAASDAAEELRWRSPEALAARLDPTAPMPDTRSDIFSLGVLLWEMLTGTAPFDDSAATDVPGHEVVAAMLARRRMGVPPAALNALPADTPATLRRVLLECLDPDPERRWQNGTELAGQLDLCLNARARDLVDPPPKSWRTRARRWPVPIAALCVGVPNAMASVYNIRLNQSLIVDRLTAADQQRFGTVALVNNAIAFPLAALLLLWLARRPLTVSYRLAHGHRYTPAELARARADTLLVGERAVWIPFLMWMIAGVAWPLALAGSGARLPPQVFAHFFAAQVVCAAIALAYPFFLVTVFSVRVLYPQLLVRGAVGPTDRRGLWTLARRSNVYLAVAASVPLLGVATATFVSRADLELVIVPVRWLSVGGVLAFVISYWLFRLLEADLRALLRAIPSGR
- a CDS encoding TerD family protein — encoded protein: MELVKGANAPIGTDEVIVEVIAATQVDVAALLLTAAGKVRSDSDFIFYNQPVGPGVTAQPPNRIRIATRQVPAEIDKIVVTASLDGSGPPNWGRAGRLTITVADPNRRTTLATFTPTDLNTETAVVGVEIYRRQGMWKVRAVGQGYANGLAGIATDFGITVDDAPAPQPAYTPPPVNYPPPVPPATNYPPPVPPPAYYPPPQQNSYQQPYAPPPQQSYAPPPQPRFGEATVSLDKGRVSLSKNETVSLTKTGAPQLTRVKMALGWDPAKRGKDIDLDASVVAYNRQAKDLGKVWFVKLSAFKGAIKHSGDNLTGAGEGDDEVITVDLSGLPADVYALLFTVNSYSGQKFDEIARAFCRLVDDYSGAELVRFELSRGERRTGLFMCMLTRAPHGWNMTALGEYGDGATVSKMIDPGKRFVLAAVH
- a CDS encoding PfkB family carbohydrate kinase, with product MDDNGAVFIGLSTLDLAYAVDRYPAEDSKTQADELFLGAGGPAANAAVTYAHLSGRVPTLVTALGKHPLAELIREDLQQHGVGITDLTPDGDQQPPVSSIIVATGAATRTIVSLDGSRVHAPFDSTAAEHLDRVAVVLVDGHYAEPARHIAAAARARGIPVVLDAGRWRPVHGELLPLTDIAICSAAFTPPGVAPDSPAAVFDYLHAIGPERVAITDGPHPIVWSMPGERGEIPVTATRAVDTLGAGDILHGAFCHFHTLGEAFPVALAHAAEVASRSCVSVGTRAWMR
- a CDS encoding SDR family oxidoreductase, translated to MTDFGSIAGKVVVITGGARGIGLATATALQALGAQIAIGDIDEASCKESGAARGFELYGKLDVTDQESFTAFLDDVERRLGPIDVLINNAGIMPTGRLVDEPDAITRRILDINVYGVILGSKLAVARMLPRGKGHVINIASLAGESHIPGLATYNASKHAVLGFTDTLREEYRGTGVRFSSVLPTLTKTELGSGVTTPKLLRPAEPEEIADAITKLIVAPKSKVRVTAVAGIIAQVVGLLPEALGDALGRALGAQSAFLDDVDSAARKAYESRVRADD
- a CDS encoding nucleoside/nucleotide kinase family protein, whose amino-acid sequence is MNRGSVEISLAELAARIRRSADGQAGRFVLGIAGPPGAGKSTLARGVRDELNLAAGGPIAEVAPMDGFHLTNAQLRAMGDLGRKGEPDTFDAGAYVDLLRRLREAPLGQPISWPTYDREIHEPVPGGVVFGGQRIVVTEGNYLLLEDYGAWSAVRPLLDETWYLDVPRPVIEQRLLRRHIRGGRSPEDAKTKVAQSDLLNARLVEGTRPRADLVLRKFGRAYRIV